The genomic window GGGGGTCCAGTGTCGCCAGTGGGGGTGGCCACGACCGCGCCAAGCTAGGAGCAGCTAGACGCAGCCATGGTGGTGTCTGAAGGGGCGGCGCAATCCGTGCCTCCGGTGGCCCAAGCGACGGCGGTCGACGTGGGCCAggcggaggaggacatggccAGAGGGTCCCCAACCTCGACAAGCCAGGCGTAGTCGGACGTAGCTGTGGTGGTGTTTGAGGGGGCGTCGCAATCCGCACCACCAGTGGCCTAGGCTGTGGTGCCTGAGGCAGGCCGGATGGAGGAGGACACGGCCAGAGGGTCTCTAGGtgtcatggcggtggtggagaggacccatAGGAGGTCGCCCCTAGCCCTATTGTCAGGGGGCAGCTGCTCTCCTACGCGGAGGGAGCcaccgctctagtggatggccgcCGAGGACCCAACATCGACTCTTTTCTCGCTTGACGATGCTGCCGAGAGCTTGTAGCGGGAAAATCTTGACATCGGGTTCTCGGCTGTGATAGATGCCTTGAGCTAGGCCAGTGGTGCCCTGCGTGCAATCCTTGTTCCTACTAGccaggtatccgcttgatcttctccctcgttttcttctttcttcacgcatttttgtgttttcgtatttttgataccggtcttcttttcagtGTATCGTTTCTCGTAGCCGGAACAAGTCTCAGTTCCTCTATGAGCAAAAGGCAGAATGGGAGGAGATGTGAGGAGATGTGGGCGCACAGCTTGCTACCACCCAACAACGTGAGGCTGAGGCGCATCAGGACGTGGAGGaatccatgggatgttcgaggacttgtcggcgaggatgaagctggatgaggaggCGGCCGCCAGGATCcaaaaggagcgggatgagcagCCCCACAAGGATGCCACGGCCAATGTACGGGCCATCGAGTCCTGGCTAAGCTAGAGACGGAGCGGGATCTCAGGCAGAAGGCCGAGGATAGGTCCACGGCCCTACAGCAGAGGGCGGACCAGGACACCGAGGTGATCGCCCGGTTGCACCAGGAGCGGGACAAGCTACGTCGAACCAAAGAAAGACTTCGCTTAGAGCATGGCATGGCCTGCGAAGAGCGTGACTAGGCTGTTCGAGAGAGCGACGAGGTGCGACAGGTGGTCAACTCCCTCCGGGCGGATCTTGGAACCACAGTGAGCCAAAGGTTGGACGCCGAGAGCGTCTCGACCGGGCTAGGCAAGGAGCTCGCCGAAGTGCGAGGGATCCTTCAGACTGAGAGTGACAAGCATGACCTTCTACAAGCCGCTGTCGGGGTGGTCATCGACACCCTAAGGGTGGCGCAGCCAGAGGGAACCAGCTCACTCACGGCTCGTGCCGCGGGTATCACGGCATGGGTGGGCCAACTTGtggaggacgcctttcacgccgggatcacctaggccttcgccattgcccattctcattatgatcgggagatcaacttggaggtaatgagccaaggctttgtGCCTGTCTATGAAGATGCTAGCTGGACGAGATGGAGAGGGCGGTGACTCCCCTTGCGTGGAACcgggcgaacaggctgaaagaatcAGTTCTCCCTCcacggaagtagttagttgaatcagtttgataaacatttatccataatatgtgaacaagtgttggtTCTTTTGTGTCTGAAAACGGATTCGTggctttgtttcacaattttgttttgtttgtttgatcttaccttcttccctttttgcgatGAGAAAAGATTTACACgatcgacccttccgtttgttaagaccgtagggctcgAGGTGCTTAgaggaaattttgattgtgctggtgagcataATTACCGTAGCCGTCTAGGCATGGGCTTTTGCAGTCTTAGCAATTTGTTCCCCTGAACCTTGCCGCCAGTCTCGACGTGAGGAgaaggtctgatgtaatgactattttgaaaaaagaaaggaggtactcgtacctttatcagcccccaagtgagatccgacccttTGCGGTCGCTAGGGTTGAATGTTACTGGAGATCAGGGCAAGGGTAGCGAACTTATGTTTGTATTCATACGTACCTCTTACTTAGGATTTTGTCGATCGCTGCGTGACTGTACGTTTGGTCTTATTGTAGGTCCGGCCTTCCCTAAGCCCCCACGTGTGGTGGGGATTCAGTCAAGGGCtggctcattttgtgactgtcgccccatcaGCGTTTTTttgcaactagaggggttaaggcgacgtcacttgcctcgatggctcgagtggcgtactttatgagctcgctaatgggaaTGTTCGGACGGAATCCGACCTCGTTTGCTTTGCGATAGGGTcgacaaagccctcgggtggcattccgttgctccttggcCCGCCTTCTAAatgattccccctcaatggggattctatgggcccGACTAGgggctagattgaactagaaggttgagatgaccctatccgcctcaatgcgggttaggcaaaggccactgaggctcatctgcgttttctcccctggctcttgttcgacaCGGGGCGGCCCTGGACCCTTTGTGGgtcagccttcaaacctcggtctcttgatcttggatcgaccggcttgagcccctgagccctttagggtccgataggggtcggccgtgtttttgCGCGTTACCCCGTCCTCAGTTTCCGCAATCGGAGaggctgagttgatgacacttgcctcgatggctcgagtgtcgtgctcaatgagctcgctaatgggtatgtttatgtggaatccggatccatcattcgctaatggggtcggcagagcccttatgtggcattccactacttcttaacctgcctcacgacagatgcccgagccgttcattgggcttaggtggcccgttggcctctcctcgactggctcggggttagaatcgaacgagaaaggtcgagatgtccctgtctgcttctgagcggggtcgggcaaggccgctggggctcgtctctgttttcctcccctagctctgtttgacgcgaggtggccttgagcccttcgtgggccgacctttgaacctcggtcggtcgccgctcatattgaatgaggtggctgccgcttcatgacgctacacgaagcattgagatgcagggatttgcatatgcaacgctTGGATGTATGGTTTTAGTGTATcacttaattgaaatgaaagtggggtttggtaacgttaccttggtgatatGAGTGATGGGGAGCTCGTACCAGACATGTCCATGCGGGGTTCGGCCCGATGTTTGCGGTGAGGtcggcgtaacctgcataagcatCGCTATTTTTGGTTTCCTGTCTCTCAGCGGCGATTCGAGCCGCTCGATTGATTTAGTCGACCTGACGGCTTCTCCTCAAAGGAGGTTCTGCAGGgtgacccctccaaacccttctcgggAAGGCGAGAGCCGAGGCTTGCAGTGCGGGGAACTGTGAGTTcgatttatgctggtgaacaaaaacaccatagccgccgaGGTGTAGGCTCTGGCAgttcgtccagttgtattcaaagttttatacccacacaccgCACTTCtggttttaaacataaggaggggtcaggcgaagagggtgtctaaacaaatagacaccctctgcagcccccgagcaatgtcTGTGCCTTTGCTGTTGCttgggtcggaggctcggtaaagaaattaacactcaaagtaagtaaataggggtgcttatctttcagcggtcGATCATTCGTTGTTTTGCTTGGGCCGCctgatcgacccaggaggcccgttggagagcgtggtgctcgacgttgcagatgacggcgccttcgaggatcccgcgGAGCGGTAGGACGTCACCGATGTAGTACTCGTAGTAAAGCTAGGCAAAGACTGTAatagaataagtttgtgggggagccccccgAGTGAACAGTACTTTGAATTtaagagtacattagtcctttttgtgatgaagtcactttgtaagtggtgaatttgtgcaaagaatgaacaatgaacaaattttcatcttttattATGGAAAACAGTCTTTTCAGCTTCCTCcctttgtagaagaggttttggtGCCCTTCGACCCTTCTCATGGCTCAGGTTGTAAAGGCTAGGAGTGTGGGTGAAAAAGTtccgatcatgctggtgagcaaggaggtcatagccgctggggcgtgggtttcccgcattcctaccagttgtactcagaaatTGTTcttgaaatcctagcccttaggacttgttacgggaagagtggaaaacttagagaatgtttgcaaaggtaacacatgaagtgtttgtaagataaacgtacttgtatcagcccccgagtgaggtccgacccctcacaatttgcaggggtcggatgtcactaaagaccgaggatttgtaaagacaaaaactaataagaaaaagtatgtgtttatttaagggtaaaaacgacgtagctgctcaatgttccaggcattggtgaagacctcgccgttgatagTTTTTAACTTGTAGGTGCCTGGGCGAAGTACTTTCGTGACGACGTATGGCCCCTCTcggggtggggagagcttgtggcggtccttgttgctctgcacgaggtggaggacaaggtccccgacgttgaaggctcagtCCCGCGGCCAAcgactgtggtaccatcgcaacgcctactggtacttggccaaacggaggagggtgatgtcgcgggcttcgtctagttggtccatggcatcttggtgggatgccttggctcccggttcatcgtatgctctgattcttagcgctccatagtcgaggtccgttgggagaacggcctcgaaaccatagaccatgaagaaaggtgtgtagccggtggcccggctgggagttgtccttaggctccagagcaccaccgGGAGCTTAGCGACCTAGcgcgcgccaaacttgttcaacctgttgaagatcctaggcttaaggccctataggagcatgccatttgcgcgcttgACCTATCCGTTCGTCCGAGGGTGCGCGATGGCCGCCCAATCAatccagatgtgttgttcatcgtagaatcgaataaatttcctaccagtgaactgcatgccattgtctgtgatgatggagtttggtactccaaagcgatggatgatgtcgaggaagaacaacacaacttgctcggatttgatcgtggagatcggtcgagcttcgatccatttcgtaaacttgtctatggtgacaagcaggtgggtgaagcccctgggTGCCTTTTTGAttggcccaactaggtcgagcccctagaccgtgaAGGGCCATGCAATAGGGATCGTCTAGAGTGCCTGGGTCGGAAGGTGAGTCTACCGAacgtagtactaacacccttcgcaggtgcgtacgattCGCTCGGCAttggctactgcagtgggccagtagaagtcCTGTCagaatgcgtttccaaccaaggtcctcggcgtggcatggtgaccgcagaccccaccatggatgtcgctcagcaaaAGTCTTCCCTGTTTGCCGGGGATGCAGAgctataggatcctagtgtggctccatctgtagagttcgccctctaaaAGAACGAAAGACTTGGCACGACGTGCGAGCCATcaagcttccgtcttgtctgtcggcagtgtgtcacggaggaggtagttgaaGTAGGGCATTATCCAGTcgtccagagggtcaggctctccagctggatcctcttcaagctccatgaccttggggtcagatGGAGCAGTCGACGGTTCAGCCCTCGGGGccagatcagatgggccatcttTGGCCCGTTTCGACCCTTCGTAgcgcaccgagggtttgtgttgatcgctggcgaagacgcccaTTGGCACTGGTTCTCGACTAGACGTCGCCTTTGCGAGTGCGTCGGCtgcctcattgaggcgcctcgAGACGTGATTAAGTTCGAggccgtcaaacttgtcctccggccgtcggacttcttggcagtacacaatcatcttggcgtcgtggcagctggactccttcatgacttggttaacgaccAGCTAAGAATCACCCTaaatgtcgaggcgtcggatgcccagctcgatggcgatgcgtaggccattgacgagtgcctcgtattcggccacattatttgatgagggaaaatggagctgaaccatgtacctcatgcggaccccgaggggtgatacggagaccagccccacgccggcgcccttcttcatcagcgacccatcgaagtacatcgtccatcactcttgatcgatgaccgcaggtggtatctggacctcggtccattccgcgatgaagtcagccggcacctgggacttgatcaccGTTCGAGGGGCATAcgcgatgccttgatccatcagctcgagtgcccactttgtggttcttcccgtggcgtcctggctatggacgacctcgccgagggggaatgatGTTACAAtagtcacagggtgtgactcgaagtaatggcatagcttcctcttggtgatgagcaCGGCGTATAgtagtttctggatttgggagtagcgggttttggagttggatagtacctcgctgatgaagtacaccgggcgctgcaccttgagggcatgcccctcttcttcccgctctaccaccagggcggcgctgaccacttgagtggtggccgctatgtacaacaggagggattctccgtcgcttggaggaactaggaccgggggttttgttagaagtagcttgaccatgtcaagcgcctcctaggcctcggctgtccactcaaagcggtcggcttttttcaggagtcgataaagagGGAGTCCTtgttcaccgaggcgcgagaggGCTGATgacggtgcctacaacactgtgggacaaaagtcggcgcctacaacactatttgagcATTGTTAGGTCGGAAAGGGCATAAAGCatccgtcccatcgtatcctgacggcACCTTTCCGCAGGCGTGCAGGGCAATGGTCCTCGGTatggcggttgactcgaatgtctcgtcgtaccctgtgcttgtcagcatgaaggagcagggtgcagtcattgggtaaggcagagccagccctcagtcgtcgggcgaggcagagctggcccttggacgttgggcgaggcagagctagccctcagccatcaggcgaggcagagcttgtccttggatgtcgggtgaggcggagtcagccctcgagggtcggacgaggcggagccagccctcgggggtcgggcgaggcggagctagcccttgggggtcgggcgaggcggaaccaatcttccgtcgttcgggcaagaagcgtagtagcgtcCTTGTCTGACCAGAAGCGTCAACATTCGATGTTTATTAGTTCCACCTTACGGGGTACCccgatattaggtccccgacagtttcattgctgcattgaacacaatAATAAATTAggcattaataaactcatcatatgtaaccatatcgaagaatataatgaaccgaaatACTTATCGGTAAACCAGTATTAAGAGGTCTCCCAACGGACCATCGTTCCCAAcatcaaacctggagtaggtacgagcaacccccaaggttcacataccctgaggtgcgatggCAGGCAACACATAGCTGTCAATACGTCTATACCAGGACtgtgctgccccagctgtacgccgctatgctctcccacggctggcgtagtatgtcaaggaagatctagctgatggtgttgctaGAGGCATCTGGGAAgagaaaagcaccaagaaagtgccagagccacactcgagcgaacctgtcgattaGAGCCTTCTCAGCCTGTGGGTCTAAgcaatcaaagcgctctgtgatccaggacgacgaaataccagaacttttcctaaaattgaccaaagaaaatgagacccgatggctgcaggaaagcaatgcaagtattaaataggcttgaatttctcac from Miscanthus floridulus cultivar M001 chromosome 11, ASM1932011v1, whole genome shotgun sequence includes these protein-coding regions:
- the LOC136492217 gene encoding uncharacterized protein, with the protein product MKESSCHDAKMIVYCQEVRRPEDKFDGLELNHVSRRLNEAADALAKATSSREPVPMGVFASDQHKPSVRYEGSKRAKDGPSDLAPRAEPSTAPSDPKVMELEEDPAGEPDPLDDWIMPYFNYLLRDTLPTDKTEA